A genome region from Streptomyces pratensis includes the following:
- a CDS encoding cation acetate symporter: protein MNGFDESAQTLSLTAFIAVASVTLLLCVMTGPDRDDLDAFYTGYRSLSPLRGGLAIAGDYLSAATVLGTTGVIALTGHDGLVLALSTTLSLVLLMFLLAEPLRNAGRFTMGDMLARRAPGRAARIASCAVTIAALLPLMVVQLAGSGSLLAFILGFDSSGFRTGSIVALGIVMIGYAAIGGMKGTALIQIIKTVALLGAGLLVSVLVLDRFDWDTGALLRAAETGSGAGTAYLHAGLQFDGNDLDMISSELTVVLGAACLPHITMRMTVVRSARAVRRSMSWAVCVVVGLCLLLAVIGFGAAALVGHDRITAAGAQGNSAILQVTGAVAGGGGAGALVVTTMTTAIFLTLLASVAGMILACANSLAHDLFAHSLRARRPVKNRTEMATAQGAAVGVGALAVTLAVLARHWNVQALVTLSFCIGASAIAPALVYSMFWRRFTRTGLLCTLIGGTACVLVLITGTNLVSGSPGSVFPHRDFNWFPLTTTGLVSIPFGFLAGWLGTVCGRDTDTTGQRRRYEAVEPWILAGAPPAGRR, encoded by the coding sequence GTGAACGGATTCGACGAGTCCGCCCAGACGCTGTCCCTCACCGCGTTCATCGCGGTCGCCAGCGTCACCCTGCTGCTCTGCGTCATGACCGGCCCCGACCGCGACGACCTCGACGCCTTCTACACCGGCTACCGCTCGCTCTCACCCCTGCGGGGCGGCCTGGCCATCGCCGGCGACTACCTCTCCGCCGCCACGGTCCTCGGCACCACCGGAGTCATCGCCCTCACCGGCCACGACGGGCTCGTCCTCGCCCTCAGCACGACACTGTCCCTGGTCCTGCTGATGTTCCTGCTCGCCGAACCCCTACGCAACGCAGGCCGGTTCACGATGGGCGACATGCTCGCCCGCCGGGCCCCCGGCCGGGCCGCCCGCATCGCGTCCTGCGCCGTCACCATCGCCGCGCTGCTGCCGCTCATGGTCGTCCAGCTCGCCGGCAGCGGCAGTCTGCTCGCCTTCATCCTCGGCTTCGACAGCTCCGGATTCCGCACCGGATCCATCGTCGCCCTCGGCATCGTCATGATCGGCTACGCGGCCATAGGCGGCATGAAGGGCACCGCCCTGATCCAGATCATCAAGACCGTCGCGCTACTCGGCGCGGGACTCCTCGTCTCCGTACTCGTCCTCGACCGCTTCGACTGGGACACCGGCGCGCTACTCCGGGCCGCCGAGACCGGGAGCGGCGCCGGTACCGCCTACCTGCACGCCGGACTCCAGTTCGACGGCAACGACCTCGACATGATCAGCTCCGAACTGACCGTCGTACTGGGCGCCGCCTGCCTGCCCCACATCACCATGCGGATGACCGTCGTCCGCAGCGCCCGGGCGGTCCGCCGCTCCATGTCCTGGGCCGTCTGCGTGGTCGTCGGCCTCTGCCTCCTCCTCGCCGTCATCGGCTTCGGAGCCGCCGCCCTCGTCGGACACGACCGCATCACCGCCGCCGGGGCCCAGGGCAACAGCGCCATCCTCCAGGTCACCGGCGCCGTGGCGGGCGGCGGCGGGGCCGGGGCGCTCGTCGTCACCACCATGACCACCGCGATCTTCCTGACCCTGCTCGCCTCCGTCGCCGGAATGATCCTGGCCTGCGCCAACTCCCTCGCCCACGACCTCTTCGCCCACAGCCTGCGAGCCCGCAGGCCGGTGAAGAACCGCACCGAGATGGCAACCGCCCAGGGCGCCGCCGTCGGCGTAGGGGCACTCGCCGTCACCCTCGCCGTACTGGCCCGGCACTGGAACGTCCAGGCGCTGGTGACCCTGTCCTTCTGCATCGGCGCGTCCGCCATCGCCCCGGCCCTGGTCTACAGCATGTTCTGGCGCCGCTTCACCCGCACCGGCCTGCTCTGCACCCTCATCGGCGGCACCGCCTGCGTGCTCGTCCTGATCACCGGCACCAACCTGGTCTCCGGCTCCCCGGGATCCGTCTTCCCCCACCGCGACTTCAACTGGTTCCCGCTCACCACGACCGGCCTGGTCTCCATCCCCTTCGGCTTCCTGGCCGGCTGGCTGGGCACCGTGTGCGGCCGGGACACGGACACCACCGGCCAACGCCGCCGCTACGAAGCCGTCGAACCCTGGATCCTCGCGGGAGCCCCACCCGCTGGACGACGCTGA
- a CDS encoding MFS transporter yields the protein MGGKDGTGGTDSPEAVPGTAAPEAARDTDRGRRPVVAALMLGMGLAAIDGTIVATAVPQIVGDLGGFSVFSWLFSGYLLAVTVTLPVYGKLSDTFGRKPVLIAGIILFLAGSLLCAAAWNMAALIAFRVVQGLGGGALQGTVQTIAADLYPLRERPKIQAKLSTVWATSAVAGPAVGGLLAAYADWRWIFLINLPVGAVALWLVVRHLHEPARPRPATRPRTDWAGALAVFATGALLLTALVQGGVAWPWLSAPSLGLLGASAALAALTVFIERRAAEPVIPGWVWRRRTIASVNLALGAMGLLMVAPTVFLPTYAQSVLGLGPIAAGFVLSVMTLSWPVSAALSDRVYNRIGFRRTAIIGMSGALLVLLCFPLLPYPGAAWQPALLMLLLGATLGLFQLPLIVGVQSTVGWTERGTTTASVLFCRQVGQSLGAALFGAVANGVLASRLADSPVPGLPGDLDAISHALDDPGALSAAATDHLRRAVDTAVDHVFTGAAVAAALALLVLVLMAPRRFPVLDEHESAPRAPKD from the coding sequence GTGGGCGGCAAGGACGGCACCGGCGGCACGGACAGCCCGGAAGCAGTGCCCGGGACGGCAGCCCCGGAGGCGGCGCGGGACACCGACCGCGGCCGCCGCCCGGTCGTCGCGGCCCTGATGCTCGGCATGGGCCTCGCCGCCATCGACGGCACCATCGTCGCGACCGCGGTCCCGCAGATCGTCGGCGACCTCGGGGGCTTCTCCGTCTTCTCCTGGCTCTTCTCCGGTTACCTGCTCGCCGTGACCGTCACCCTGCCGGTGTACGGGAAGCTCTCCGACACCTTCGGCCGCAAGCCCGTCCTGATCGCCGGCATCATCCTCTTCCTGGCCGGCTCCCTGCTCTGCGCCGCCGCCTGGAACATGGCCGCCCTCATCGCCTTCCGCGTCGTCCAGGGCCTCGGCGGCGGCGCCCTCCAGGGCACGGTGCAGACCATCGCCGCCGACCTGTACCCGCTCAGGGAACGGCCGAAGATCCAGGCGAAGCTGTCCACCGTCTGGGCCACCTCGGCCGTGGCCGGGCCGGCGGTCGGGGGGCTCCTCGCCGCCTACGCCGACTGGCGCTGGATCTTCCTGATCAACCTGCCGGTCGGCGCCGTCGCCCTCTGGCTGGTGGTCCGTCACCTCCACGAGCCCGCCCGGCCACGCCCCGCCACCCGCCCCCGTACCGACTGGGCGGGCGCCCTCGCGGTCTTCGCCACGGGCGCTCTCCTGCTGACCGCTCTCGTCCAGGGCGGCGTCGCCTGGCCCTGGCTCTCCGCCCCCTCACTGGGGCTGCTGGGGGCGAGCGCGGCACTGGCGGCCCTGACCGTCTTCATCGAGCGCCGCGCCGCCGAACCCGTGATACCCGGCTGGGTATGGCGGCGCCGCACCATCGCCTCGGTCAACCTCGCCCTCGGCGCGATGGGACTGCTCATGGTCGCGCCGACCGTCTTCCTGCCGACCTACGCCCAGTCCGTCCTGGGACTGGGCCCGATCGCCGCCGGTTTCGTCCTGTCCGTGATGACCCTGAGCTGGCCCGTCTCCGCCGCCCTGTCCGACCGGGTCTACAACCGCATCGGTTTCCGCCGCACCGCCATCATCGGCATGTCCGGTGCCCTGCTGGTCCTGCTCTGCTTCCCCCTGCTGCCCTATCCCGGTGCCGCCTGGCAGCCCGCCCTGCTCATGCTGCTGCTCGGTGCGACGCTCGGCCTCTTCCAGCTCCCGCTGATCGTCGGGGTCCAGTCGACGGTCGGCTGGACCGAGCGGGGCACGACGACCGCGTCCGTACTGTTCTGCCGTCAGGTCGGCCAGAGCCTGGGAGCCGCCCTCTTCGGCGCCGTCGCCAACGGAGTACTCGCCTCCCGGCTGGCCGACTCCCCCGTCCCGGGGCTGCCCGGCGACCTGGACGCGATCTCGCACGCCCTCGATGACCCGGGGGCTCTCTCCGCCGCCGCGACGGACCATCTGCGGAGGGCCGTCGACACCGCGGTCGACCACGTGTTCACCGGGGCCGCGGTCGCCGCCGCGCTCGCACTGCTGGTGCTCGTCCTCATGGCACCGCGCCGCTTCCCGGTACTGGACGAACACGAAAGCGCCCCCCGGGCGCCCAAGGACTAG
- a CDS encoding SUKH-3 domain-containing protein produces MHDRNDRPGQQSRTSTTRFPVAVDAALRDAGWQPGRWDIRQAEEWADALRSHASPAGHQHAVFPAAVEAWAEFGGLRLNPSAPGRQIATTTVRIDPLSGLHLARTLGDLGRALETEVAPLGEEGDGQAVLAIDNEGRVYSIDHTGDWYLGSDIDRALETLMTGVQPARLTSG; encoded by the coding sequence ATGCACGACCGGAACGACAGACCAGGCCAACAGAGCCGCACCTCCACCACCCGCTTCCCCGTCGCCGTCGACGCCGCACTCCGCGACGCCGGATGGCAGCCCGGCCGCTGGGACATCCGCCAGGCCGAGGAATGGGCCGACGCCCTCCGCTCCCACGCCTCCCCCGCCGGACACCAGCACGCCGTCTTCCCCGCGGCGGTCGAAGCCTGGGCCGAATTCGGCGGACTCCGCCTCAATCCGTCCGCACCCGGCCGGCAGATCGCCACCACCACCGTGCGCATCGACCCGCTCAGCGGACTCCACCTGGCACGCACGCTCGGCGACCTCGGACGCGCACTCGAAACCGAGGTCGCCCCCCTCGGCGAAGAGGGCGACGGACAAGCGGTCCTCGCCATCGACAACGAAGGACGCGTCTACTCCATCGACCACACCGGCGACTGGTACCTCGGCTCCGACATCGACCGCGCCCTGGAAACCCTCATGACCGGCGTCCAGCCCGCCCGCCTCACCTCAGGCTGA
- a CDS encoding DUF485 domain-containing protein: MPHDSQPPPHPPRQSPHPPRPAPPPYPGDYLMPWQSSPPPPPPRRPAPARRPAPGHHSDLRRLRAAYRVLRRVSTLTALGYFTLFLLLSGYAPALMTRPVGDGGLTTGLLLGLCQLPVALAAIAVYEWTARRTVDPLSAGLRERAGHGTGHTPAADRRTGAGR, from the coding sequence ATGCCGCACGACTCGCAGCCACCCCCGCATCCGCCCCGGCAGTCCCCGCACCCGCCACGCCCGGCCCCACCCCCGTACCCCGGCGACTACCTCATGCCCTGGCAGAGTTCACCGCCCCCGCCACCACCCCGCCGCCCGGCCCCCGCACGACGTCCCGCACCCGGCCACCACAGCGACCTGCGACGGCTGCGCGCCGCCTACCGCGTGCTGCGCCGCGTCTCGACCCTCACCGCACTCGGCTACTTCACCCTGTTCCTCCTGCTGTCCGGCTACGCCCCGGCCCTGATGACCCGCCCCGTGGGCGACGGCGGACTCACCACCGGCCTCCTTCTCGGCCTGTGCCAGCTCCCCGTGGCGCTCGCGGCCATCGCGGTATACGAATGGACCGCCCGCCGCACCGTCGACCCGCTCAGCGCCGGACTCCGCGAGCGGGCGGGCCACGGCACGGGGCACACCCCGGCAGCGGACCGCAGGACGGGAGCGGGCCGGTGA
- a CDS encoding YwqJ-related putative deaminase, translating into MHTAQAVTSGDPRLSWSSTEPSRAPHLHHRRDGILPAVAAALSVRGETLTCTAGKGDQPPVLHPLVQDFLDTLTSNQRERFTGRCPEAILLSRQLTAADDSRSKRAQRKPLTSSEARRALKHARITARRIREDGDPLHGSYAPPCRSCTAMLAHFGVRPVDLTTGTATTAEKG; encoded by the coding sequence ATGCACACAGCACAAGCAGTCACATCCGGAGATCCGCGACTCAGTTGGAGCAGCACCGAGCCCAGCCGCGCACCCCACCTCCACCACCGCCGCGACGGCATCCTGCCGGCGGTGGCCGCAGCCCTGTCCGTACGCGGAGAGACGCTCACCTGCACCGCGGGCAAGGGCGACCAGCCACCGGTCCTCCACCCGCTCGTACAGGACTTCCTCGACACCCTCACCAGCAACCAGCGCGAACGCTTCACCGGACGCTGCCCCGAAGCCATACTCCTGTCACGACAGCTCACCGCGGCCGACGACAGCCGGTCCAAACGAGCCCAGCGCAAGCCCCTCACCAGCAGTGAAGCCCGCCGGGCACTCAAGCACGCCCGGATCACCGCACGCCGCATCCGCGAGGACGGCGACCCCCTCCACGGCAGCTACGCACCCCCCTGCCGTTCCTGCACGGCGATGCTCGCCCACTTCGGCGTACGCCCCGTCGACCTCACCACGGGCACGGCGACCACCGCCGAGAAGGGCTGA
- a CDS encoding SMI1/KNR4 family protein, with protein sequence MTTGRLGQQAAPPNAAYAGQVVHFPDPVRASRHPRGVRVDGNGYPVLSPYARAAAEIADPPPGFGVDELRLTDYVSANAALAASGHELWDTIPAVATPHGWTWHHVAGGRRMELVPVEVKALLRHHGGLATASVDQNRRGTRPLQETRPAHFRLPKGSVAVGEQQILGVEEDLGYRLPGAYRSFLKAAGGSAPVGAALDAELGLLVDQPFFTVREEAAVNDLVYVNKCLRDHFTKDFLGVAFVQGGILAVKVRGGGLGSVWFCAYDDARDQDGWGVQERVDRLLLPCGEDFDAFLQRLAGNPPELETVANLMVDGGFARAVPVEG encoded by the coding sequence ATGACGACAGGTCGGCTCGGGCAGCAAGCCGCGCCACCGAATGCGGCCTATGCCGGGCAGGTCGTGCATTTCCCGGATCCTGTCCGGGCGTCCCGCCATCCCAGGGGTGTGCGCGTGGACGGCAACGGCTATCCGGTGCTTTCGCCGTACGCGCGTGCGGCTGCGGAGATCGCCGATCCTCCTCCTGGTTTCGGTGTCGACGAGTTGCGGCTGACGGATTACGTGTCGGCGAACGCGGCGCTGGCGGCGAGTGGGCATGAGCTGTGGGACACGATTCCCGCGGTGGCGACTCCGCACGGCTGGACGTGGCACCACGTGGCGGGTGGCCGGCGGATGGAGTTGGTCCCGGTCGAGGTGAAGGCGTTGTTGCGTCATCACGGCGGTCTGGCGACTGCTTCGGTGGATCAGAACCGTCGGGGGACGCGGCCGCTCCAGGAGACCCGCCCCGCTCATTTCCGGCTGCCCAAGGGGTCTGTGGCTGTGGGTGAGCAGCAGATCCTGGGTGTCGAGGAGGATCTGGGGTATCGGCTTCCGGGTGCGTACCGGTCGTTCCTCAAGGCGGCCGGTGGTTCGGCTCCGGTGGGCGCGGCGCTGGACGCGGAGCTCGGTCTGCTGGTGGACCAGCCGTTCTTCACGGTGCGTGAGGAAGCGGCTGTGAATGACCTGGTGTACGTCAACAAGTGTCTGCGGGATCACTTCACGAAGGATTTTCTGGGCGTGGCTTTCGTCCAGGGCGGCATCCTGGCGGTGAAGGTGCGCGGTGGTGGTCTGGGGTCGGTCTGGTTCTGCGCCTACGACGACGCGCGGGATCAGGACGGCTGGGGTGTGCAGGAGCGGGTGGACCGGCTTCTGCTGCCGTGCGGTGAGGATTTCGATGCTTTCCTCCAGCGTCTCGCCGGCAATCCGCCGGAGCTGGAGACGGTGGCGAACCTGATGGTGGACGGTGGCTTCGCGCGGGCCGTCCCGGTGGAGGGGTGA
- a CDS encoding cellulose-binding protein — translation MSGGPVSAYGFVGVRGRGYRPEQVDRMVASLSAERDGARERLSRLTALAEELTAESERLGEVVASLAPQTYQSLGERAQQILALAEAEAEAARGAALEEAQALRDAAGEAGREAREAARGQAAAVRAAADARAEELLAEAGSAAGVLVEEARQEAGEVRGAADAEMAGTTRRTAGVLAHQEQEHAERGKAADAEIAGAEAAAARGEAELTARGEALLARARRELADVEEAARHGQEDAEARAAELLSGARMAEERVVRETERVLREHEEGREEVQAHMAHVRNSLAALTGRAAVGPAE, via the coding sequence ATGAGTGGTGGACCGGTGTCCGCGTACGGTTTTGTCGGTGTACGGGGGCGTGGTTACCGTCCTGAGCAGGTGGACCGCATGGTGGCCTCGCTGTCCGCGGAGCGGGACGGGGCTCGGGAGCGGTTGTCCCGGCTGACGGCGCTGGCCGAGGAGTTGACGGCGGAGTCCGAACGGCTGGGTGAGGTGGTGGCCTCGCTCGCGCCGCAGACGTATCAGTCGCTGGGGGAGCGGGCGCAGCAGATTCTGGCTCTGGCGGAGGCCGAGGCGGAGGCGGCGCGGGGTGCGGCGCTGGAGGAGGCGCAGGCGCTGCGGGACGCGGCGGGCGAGGCGGGCCGGGAGGCCCGTGAGGCGGCGCGTGGGCAGGCGGCCGCTGTGCGGGCTGCTGCGGACGCCCGCGCGGAGGAGCTGCTGGCCGAGGCGGGGAGTGCCGCCGGGGTCCTTGTGGAGGAGGCGCGCCAGGAGGCCGGTGAGGTGCGGGGAGCCGCGGATGCGGAGATGGCCGGTACCACCAGGCGTACGGCGGGGGTCCTGGCGCATCAGGAGCAGGAGCATGCCGAGCGGGGCAAGGCGGCGGATGCGGAGATCGCCGGTGCGGAGGCCGCGGCGGCGCGGGGTGAGGCGGAGCTGACGGCCCGTGGGGAGGCGCTGCTGGCGCGGGCGCGGCGGGAGCTCGCGGATGTGGAGGAGGCGGCGCGGCACGGCCAGGAGGATGCGGAGGCGCGTGCGGCGGAGCTGCTGTCCGGGGCCAGGATGGCGGAGGAGCGTGTGGTGCGGGAGACGGAGCGGGTCCTGAGGGAGCACGAGGAGGGCCGTGAGGAGGTGCAGGCGCACATGGCGCATGTACGTAATTCGCTGGCGGCTCTGACGGGGCGTGCGGCGGTGGGCCCGGCTGAGTGA
- a CDS encoding sensor histidine kinase, with protein sequence MTATGADLEAAGPTTRGYWWWERRRSAALDVGVALLSALECALEGVAFAGDTGLPVPFGVLFGLLAGSVLVLRRRWPIAVVLVSIATTPAEMGYLMGIVGLYTLAASEVPRRITVVLTGMTLVGTFIVSYVRLRQSVDADAEFGPGVWYVPGVSLFMSLGLTAPSVLFGLYIGARRRLMESLRERADSLERELSLLADRAEERAEWARTEERTRIAREMHDVVAHRVSLMVVHAAALQAVAPKDPAKAVRNAALVGDMGRQALTELREMLGVLRSGDALVAPRAGQVPLASVGRVAAAAVVTVVEDGPRLREVEALVAQSREAGMTVELSVQGEPRPYAPEVEQTAYRVVQEALTNVHKHAAGAKTWVRLAHRGAEVAMQVENGPTDGVTADAGLPSGGNGLVGMRERVLGLGGVFVSGPTDAGGFRVSAVLPDAGDA encoded by the coding sequence ATGACCGCAACGGGGGCAGACCTGGAAGCGGCGGGTCCGACCACCCGCGGCTACTGGTGGTGGGAGCGGCGGCGCAGTGCCGCCCTGGACGTGGGGGTGGCGCTGCTTTCGGCGCTGGAGTGTGCGCTGGAGGGGGTGGCGTTCGCCGGGGACACCGGGCTGCCGGTGCCGTTCGGGGTGCTCTTCGGGCTGCTGGCGGGGTCGGTGCTGGTGCTGCGCAGGCGCTGGCCGATCGCCGTGGTGCTGGTGTCGATAGCGACGACGCCCGCCGAGATGGGCTATCTGATGGGGATCGTCGGGCTGTACACCCTGGCGGCATCCGAGGTGCCGCGCAGGATCACGGTGGTCCTGACGGGGATGACGCTCGTCGGCACGTTCATCGTGTCGTACGTGCGGCTGCGGCAGAGCGTGGACGCCGACGCGGAATTCGGGCCGGGTGTCTGGTACGTCCCAGGGGTGTCCCTCTTCATGTCGCTGGGGCTGACGGCGCCCTCGGTGCTGTTCGGTCTGTACATCGGGGCGCGGCGCAGGCTGATGGAGAGCTTGAGGGAGCGCGCGGACTCGCTGGAGCGGGAGCTGTCGCTGCTGGCTGACCGGGCGGAGGAGCGGGCCGAGTGGGCGCGTACGGAGGAGCGGACTCGGATCGCCCGGGAGATGCATGACGTGGTGGCGCACCGGGTGAGCCTGATGGTGGTGCACGCGGCGGCGTTGCAGGCGGTGGCTCCGAAGGATCCCGCGAAGGCGGTGCGCAACGCCGCGCTGGTGGGGGACATGGGACGGCAGGCGTTGACGGAGCTCAGGGAGATGCTGGGCGTTCTGCGGAGCGGGGATGCGCTGGTGGCTCCCCGGGCCGGGCAGGTGCCGCTGGCTTCGGTGGGGCGGGTGGCGGCCGCGGCTGTGGTGACGGTGGTGGAGGACGGGCCTCGGCTGCGCGAGGTGGAGGCGCTGGTGGCGCAGTCCCGTGAGGCGGGGATGACGGTGGAGCTGTCGGTGCAGGGGGAGCCGCGTCCGTATGCGCCGGAGGTGGAGCAGACGGCGTACCGGGTGGTGCAGGAGGCGTTGACGAACGTGCACAAGCATGCGGCGGGTGCGAAGACGTGGGTGCGGCTCGCGCATCGGGGGGCGGAGGTGGCGATGCAGGTGGAGAACGGTCCTACGGACGGTGTGACGGCGGACGCGGGGCTGCCGAGCGGTGGCAACGGTCTGGTGGGGATGCGGGAGCGGGTGCTGGGGCTCGGGGGCGTTTTTGTGTCGGGGCCGACGGACGCGGGGGGTTTCCGGGTGTCGGCGGTGCTGCCGGACGCCGGGGATGCGTGA
- a CDS encoding SUKH-4 family immunity protein, giving the protein MVTFAQAQERADEWVNGDVPAYQHREVRVREFELGFVVWAEDRAEGPVSDGGRQRLVIARDSGEATLWPGLPVGEVIRRYEEDYGASAEVRAAPEPARRIDLNQTSFLLTPPEWLQEAADKLGIPDRRPEADEPSSAPAPSSSSVPTPAPSSSSLPTPAPSSVPVSPSPSLPSVPAPGLAGSGAAWPAAGGQADHEPTANDGVPAGGTPWAGTDTNASADEGGVPLPATVFAPPLSGSDDDGTPPPVVPAEAPTALMSGGSQLPPTAVVPGLDPQAPPPPARVAGAPAAPAAPVAPGRGAEDIADAATSKAVVPPRGARGSGPTTPPPPGAPGVPPGATPPPSGPGAPGAPAGGYVPTQLVSQLGPPGAPAPGATPPPGAQPPAPPGPPGPPGATPPPGGGMHHAATMFADASIGGPNAPRPPGPPGPPAPPGPPGAPGAPGVMPPPPPGSTPPPGPPGPPPGATPPPGGGVHHAATMLAGPGQVGPGAPQPPGPPGPPGMPGMPGQGPHTPPPPGAYGYPQQPTGLPTVGPGYQAVLRFRAADGSEQQLIRRSAPGTPHPEWQMLHELRAMNVPPQQVIELHTELESCELPGGYCARMIRETWPQVRITSVAPYGTDHASRQQGMQHLLTHQGELHQVADGPARPAPVRAPLPQMPPAAAVPPEALAEELHGAFGPGVLRFDQRAVSRQGVPEVVARTLVWAGLPADFGPFFWAQPGHPVVPTLAELAAQRQVQPASDAGSYLVMGSDFGRAICVQYGTANIVAVPVEAGPGGAPVPPQFVNTGLPEFVRSMALLGRMWRLRFGLNPEQAGRWTVDFQAQLVAIDPAALASPEGWWSVLLEQMWDGLL; this is encoded by the coding sequence GTGGTGACCTTCGCGCAGGCGCAGGAGCGGGCGGACGAGTGGGTCAACGGTGACGTGCCCGCGTATCAGCACCGTGAGGTCCGGGTCCGTGAGTTCGAGCTGGGTTTCGTGGTGTGGGCCGAGGACCGTGCGGAGGGCCCTGTTTCGGACGGGGGCCGTCAGCGGCTGGTGATCGCCCGGGACAGTGGTGAGGCCACGTTGTGGCCGGGGCTGCCGGTGGGTGAGGTGATACGGCGGTACGAGGAGGATTACGGGGCGTCCGCGGAGGTGCGGGCGGCTCCGGAGCCGGCGCGGCGCATCGATCTGAACCAGACGTCGTTCCTGCTGACTCCGCCGGAGTGGCTTCAGGAGGCGGCGGACAAGCTGGGGATTCCGGACCGGCGCCCGGAGGCGGACGAGCCGTCTTCTGCTCCTGCGCCGTCGTCGTCCTCCGTACCGACTCCTGCGCCGTCGTCGTCTTCTCTTCCGACTCCCGCGCCGTCGTCCGTTCCGGTCTCTCCTTCTCCCTCTCTTCCTTCCGTTCCCGCGCCGGGTCTTGCCGGTTCGGGGGCGGCGTGGCCGGCTGCCGGTGGGCAGGCGGACCATGAGCCGACGGCGAACGACGGGGTGCCGGCCGGGGGTACCCCCTGGGCTGGTACCGATACGAACGCGAGTGCTGACGAGGGCGGGGTGCCCCTGCCCGCGACGGTTTTCGCGCCGCCGCTGTCGGGGTCGGACGATGACGGGACCCCGCCGCCGGTCGTCCCGGCGGAGGCGCCTACCGCGCTGATGTCGGGTGGCAGTCAGCTGCCGCCGACCGCGGTCGTGCCGGGGCTGGACCCGCAGGCTCCGCCGCCTCCTGCCCGTGTTGCCGGGGCTCCGGCTGCCCCTGCGGCTCCCGTCGCTCCGGGCCGGGGCGCGGAGGACATCGCGGACGCGGCGACGAGCAAGGCGGTCGTGCCGCCGAGGGGTGCGCGGGGGTCGGGGCCGACGACTCCGCCGCCGCCCGGTGCGCCGGGTGTGCCGCCGGGGGCGACTCCGCCGCCTTCGGGGCCGGGTGCGCCGGGTGCGCCGGCAGGTGGCTATGTGCCGACGCAGCTGGTGTCGCAGCTCGGCCCTCCGGGTGCGCCGGCTCCGGGGGCGACTCCGCCGCCGGGTGCTCAGCCGCCCGCGCCTCCTGGGCCTCCCGGGCCTCCTGGTGCCACGCCGCCTCCGGGTGGCGGGATGCATCACGCCGCGACGATGTTCGCCGATGCGAGCATCGGGGGCCCGAACGCGCCGCGTCCTCCGGGCCCGCCCGGGCCTCCGGCTCCTCCCGGCCCCCCTGGTGCTCCGGGTGCTCCGGGCGTGATGCCGCCGCCTCCGCCGGGTTCGACGCCGCCTCCCGGGCCGCCCGGCCCGCCGCCGGGTGCGACGCCTCCTCCGGGGGGCGGGGTGCACCATGCCGCGACGATGCTTGCGGGTCCTGGGCAGGTCGGCCCGGGGGCGCCGCAGCCGCCCGGTCCTCCCGGTCCTCCCGGGATGCCGGGGATGCCGGGGCAGGGTCCGCACACCCCGCCGCCCCCTGGGGCGTACGGCTATCCGCAGCAGCCGACGGGCCTGCCGACGGTCGGCCCGGGTTATCAGGCCGTGCTGCGTTTCCGTGCGGCCGACGGCAGCGAGCAGCAGCTGATCCGGCGTTCGGCGCCGGGTACTCCGCATCCGGAGTGGCAGATGCTGCATGAGCTGCGTGCGATGAACGTGCCGCCGCAGCAGGTCATCGAGCTGCATACGGAGCTGGAGTCGTGCGAGCTGCCGGGTGGTTACTGCGCGCGGATGATCCGTGAGACCTGGCCGCAGGTCCGGATCACGAGTGTGGCGCCGTACGGGACGGATCACGCGAGCCGGCAGCAGGGGATGCAGCATCTGCTGACGCACCAGGGTGAGCTGCACCAGGTGGCCGACGGTCCGGCACGGCCGGCTCCGGTGCGGGCGCCGTTGCCGCAGATGCCGCCTGCCGCCGCGGTGCCTCCGGAGGCGTTGGCGGAGGAGCTTCACGGGGCGTTCGGTCCTGGTGTGCTGCGCTTCGATCAGCGTGCGGTGTCCCGTCAGGGTGTGCCCGAGGTGGTGGCGCGGACCCTGGTGTGGGCGGGGCTGCCCGCCGATTTCGGGCCGTTCTTCTGGGCGCAGCCGGGTCATCCGGTGGTGCCGACGCTGGCGGAGCTCGCGGCGCAGCGTCAGGTGCAGCCGGCGTCGGACGCGGGTTCGTACCTGGTGATGGGGTCGGACTTCGGCCGGGCGATCTGTGTGCAGTACGGGACTGCGAACATCGTGGCCGTGCCGGTGGAGGCGGGGCCGGGTGGTGCGCCGGTGCCGCCGCAGTTCGTGAACACGGGGCTGCCGGAGTTCGTGCGGTCGATGGCGTTGCTGGGCCGGATGTGGCGGCTGCGATTCGGGCTGAACCCGGAGCAGGCGGGCCGTTGGACGGTCGACTTCCAGGCGCAGCTCGTGGCGATCGATCCTGCGGCGCTGGCGTCGCCGGAGGGCTGGTGGTCGGTTCTGCTGGAGCAGATGTGGGACGGGCTGCTGTGA